The following coding sequences lie in one Miscanthus floridulus cultivar M001 chromosome 9, ASM1932011v1, whole genome shotgun sequence genomic window:
- the LOC136482711 gene encoding F-box/LRR-repeat protein 4-like: MRTNLKMQACFIGDPGLIAIGEGCKLLRKLNLRFVEGTTDEGLIGLVNNCGQSLVSLAVANCHWLTDASLHAVGSHCPNLEILSVESDRVQSVGIISIAKGCRQLKTLKLQCIGAGDDALDAVGSFCPLLEILSLNNFEGFTDRSLASIAKGCKNLTDLVLNECHLLTDRSLEFVARSCKKLARLKISGCQNMESVALEHIGRWCPGLLELSLIFCPRIQNSAFLEIGRGCSLLRTLFLVDCSRISDSALSHIAQGCKNLTELSIRRGYEVGDRALMSIAENCKSLRELTLQFCERVSDAGLSAIAENCPLHKLNLCGCQLITDSGLTAIARGCPDLVFLDISVLRIISDIGLAEIGDGCPKLKEIALSHCPEVTNVGLDHLVRGCLQLESCQMVYCRRITSSGVATIVSGCSRLKKLLVEEWKVSERTRRRAGPVLSFLCTGL, from the exons ATGAGGACAAATCTTAAAATGCAGGCTTGCTTTATTGGAGATCCAGGACTTATTGCTATTGGGGAAGGATGCAAGCTGCTTAGGAAATTGAACTTGCGATTTGTTGAAGGCACCACAGATGAAGGCTTGATTGGATTAGTAAACAACTGTGGGCAATCACTGGTCTCGCTTGCTGTTGCAAATTGTCATTGGTTGACTGATGCATCTTTACATGCTGTTGGATCCCACTGCCCTAACCTAGAAATTCTATCGGTGGAATCAGATCGTGTTCAAAGTGTGGGAATAATATCTATTGCTAAAGGATGCCGACAGTTAAAAACTTTGAAGCTACAATGTATTGGTGCTGGGGATGACGCCCTAGATGCTGTTGGTTCATTTTGTCCGCTTTTAGAAATCTTGTCACTCAACAACTTTGAAGGGTTTACAGACAG GAGCCTTGCTTCAATTGCAAAAGGGTGCAAGAATCTCACAGATCTTGTTCTCAATGAGTGCCATTTACTAACTGATAGAAGCCTTGAATTTGTAGCTCGTAGCTGCAAAAAGTTAGCACGTTTGAAGATCAGTGGTTGCCAGAACATGGAATCTGTTGCACTGGAGCACATTGGGCGATGGTGTCC GGGCCTTTTGGAGCTCTCTCTAATTTTCTGCCCCAGGATCCAAAACAGTGCATTTCTAGAGATTGGTAGAGGCTGCTCCCTTCTCAGGACTCTTTTTTTGGTTGACTGTTCAAGAATAAGTGATAGTGCCTTGTCCCACATAGCTCAAGGCTGCAAGAACTTAACAGAACTTTCTATTCGGCGTGGTTATGAG GTAGGAGACAGAGCATTGATGTCTATTGCTGAGAATTGTAAATCACTTAGAGAGTTAACGCTCCAGTTTTGTGAGAG GGTATCTGATGCAGGGCTGTCTGCAATTGCGGAAAACTGCCCTCTGCATAAGTTAAACTTGTGTGGGTGCCAACTAATCACTGATAGTGGGTTGACTGCAATTGCCAGAGGATGCCCTGATCTAGTCTTCCTAGATATAAGTGTTCTTCGG ATCATAAGTGACATAGGGCTTGCTGAGATAGGCGATGGTTGTCCTAAGCTCAAAGAAATCGCGCTCTCCCACTGCCCAGAAGTCACCAACGTTGGTCTGGACCACCTTGTCAGAGGGTGCCTGCAGCTGGAGTCCTGCCAGATGGTCTACTGCCGGCGAATCACTAGCTCTGGTGTAGCAACCATCGTCTCGGGCTGCTCCAGGCTGAAGAAGCTCCTTGTCGAGGAGTGGAAGGTGAGCGAGAGGACCCGGCGAAGAGCGGGACCTGTCTTGTCGTTCCTCTGCACCGGGCTCTAA
- the LOC136482712 gene encoding uncharacterized protein — MVKGGGGGDVEPATSAAGGMCDRFLTFLAKNLSVSRMNSIAEGPRSGAGTGGGHPPPTEGGDYGGVEEDEFAIPIERAEFDFQLSGHGDGGHSSVVAATILEESAATMTTRDVPDEQKDGAAAAAAAAADGMAAPAVAVVEETKVRRTVTIKEDRPVQEAGGSGAASAATATVERKKSLFRKRQASSVAGGEEQGGARVPKRSGLRPRMPQVPRVPSNINERSSTFIEERKKSFGGKPAPEK, encoded by the coding sequence ATGGTgaaaggcggcggtggcggcgacgtcGAGCCAGCGACTAGCGCGGCCGGCGGCATGTGCGACCGGTTCCTGACGTTCCTGGCCAAGAACCTGTCGGTGAGCAGGATGAACAGCATCGCCGAGGGCCCAAGGAGCGGCGCCGGCACCGGCGGCGGCCACCCTCCTCCGACGGAGGGAGGAGACTACGGTGGCGTGGAAGAGGACGAGTTCGCCATTCCCATCGAGAGGGCCGAGTTCGACTTCCAGTTGAGCGGCCATGGCGATGGAGGGCACAGCAGCGTCGTCGCGGCGACCATCCTGGAAGAGAGCGCagcgacgatgacgacgagggATGTTCCTGATGAACAGAAGGACGGAGCTGCTGCtgcggccgccgctgccgccgacgGCATGGCAGCGccagcggtggcggtggtggaggagacgAAGGTGAGGAGGACGGTGACGATCAAGGAGGACCGTCCTGTACAGGAGGCTGGCGGCAGCGGCGCCGcctcggcggcgacggcgacggtggaGAGGAAGAAGTCGCTGTTCCGGAAGCGGCAGGCATCGTCGGTCGCGGGAGGGGAGGAGCAGGGTGGCGCCCGCGTGCCGAAGCGGAGCGGGCTCCGGCCGCGGATGCCCCAGGTGCCGAGGGTGCCGTCCAACATCAACGAGCGGTCCTCCACCTTCATCGAGGAGCGCAAGAAGAGCTTCGGCGGCAAGCCGGCGCCGGAGAAGTGA